The stretch of DNA CCGGGCCGGGCGTGTATGAAGCGGCCATTCACCACGACGAAGCGGTGCGGGCAGCCGACAAAGCCGTGCTATTCAAAACCGCCGTTAAAGAAATTGCGTACCGGCACGGGCTGATGGCTACGTTTATGGCGAAATGGAACGCAGACCTGCCCGGTTGTAGCGGCCATATTCACCAGAGTCTCTGGAACATCGACCAAACGCAAAATCTATTTTTCGACGCCGACAAACCCGACCGTATGAGCGATCTGATGCGGCAGTTCGTGGCCGGGCAGTTGCATTGCCTGCCCCACATCACGCCCATGTTTGCGCCAACCGTGAACAGTTATAAACGCCTGGTCGAAGGCGCGTGGGCACCTACTACCGTAACGTGGTCAATTGACAATCGCACAACGGCCTTGCGGGTATTGAACCACAAAGAAGCCTACTGCCGCGTCGAACATCGGGTTTCGGGAGCAGATACAAACCCGTATCTGGCTTTAGCGGCTGCGCTGGCGTCGGGGCTATATGGCATCCGACACGGTCTTTCGCTCGACATACCGGCCACAACGGGGAACGGCTATGCCGACAAACAGCACGGCGTTCTGCCCGCCAGTCTCGCCGATGCCACCCGCCACATGGCCGACTCGCCCATTGCCACCGAACTCTTCGGAGCCGGGTTTGTCGATCATTTCTGCCGCACCCGCGACTGGGAAGCCCGCCAATATGCCCGTCATGTCAGCGACTGGGAGCTGAAACGGTATTTCGAGATTGTGTAGCGTGTACCTTTGCGGCCACGACAAAACTCCGATGCGCTTAATTGATTACCCAACCATAATCCGAAGGGCCTGGGCGGCTTTCGACCCGTCGCAGACGGTGCAGTCTATTGAGGACATCAGTGCCCGCGTTTCAACCAACCACGTCTTTAGGCTTACGCTCGACTCGGGCGACCGAGTCATCGCCAAACTGTCGTATTTCGGCAAGTTCGATCACTTTCGCGACGACCACCGCATTATTCATACGCTGGCGAACAACTTACTTTATCCGTTCGAGAATGTGCTGGCGAAGTCGCTCATGAAAAATGGGCAGGTGTTCACCTATCGGCATCAGGAAGGTTTGGTTGATGCATGGGTCGTGTTCTACAACCCAATTCGGGCAAAGAACCGCCTGCCCCGTCGGCTCGATGAGTGGCACATCCGGCGGCTTGGGGGCGAGATTGCCCGCTTTCATCTGGCCTGCAACCGGGCGAGTGGCGTATTGCCCAAATATGCCAAAACACTGCGGTCCGACATTCAGGGACTGCTCGATTTGCTCGATACCGATGCCGGACAATACGAACATCGGCAAAACGAAAACGCCATCCGGCAACAGTGTAATCTGTTTCTGGAAAACCGCCAAAAGCTTGTGGCTAAGGTAGTGGAAACCATGCCCGTGTTTGTAGACTGGAACATCGGCAACTTTTCCGTAACCGAAGGGCTGCACCTCTATTCGCGCTGGGATTACGACTGGTTCCGCATCAGTTACCGGGTCATGGATTTTTACTTTTTCAGCCGCGTTTGCTCCGATGTAGGCGACCGTACCGTATTCAGCTACGTCATTGGCCCGCTCATGGAAGAGCGTTTTGGCTGGTTCTTAGACGAGTACCACAAAGTGTATCCGCTCACTGAGCGTGA from Spirosoma montaniterrae encodes:
- a CDS encoding glutamine synthetase family protein — translated: MTPQALTDFFDKHHIKKIKYAFADIDGVLRGKVISRNKFMAGINDGYGFCDVVWGWDMTDAPYDNGQTTGWHSGYPDAPVRIDLDSFRRIPWEDDLPFFLADFGRTDGNDLPACPRSLLKRIAAQCYDMGFVARMAQEFEWFNFRETPQSLQQKGFQKPEPLTPGMFGYSILRPSLESDFYHDLFDLLTRFDVPIEGIHTETGPGVYEAAIHHDEAVRAADKAVLFKTAVKEIAYRHGLMATFMAKWNADLPGCSGHIHQSLWNIDQTQNLFFDADKPDRMSDLMRQFVAGQLHCLPHITPMFAPTVNSYKRLVEGAWAPTTVTWSIDNRTTALRVLNHKEAYCRVEHRVSGADTNPYLALAAALASGLYGIRHGLSLDIPATTGNGYADKQHGVLPASLADATRHMADSPIATELFGAGFVDHFCRTRDWEARQYARHVSDWELKRYFEIV